One Archangium violaceum genomic window, CCACGAAGTCATGGTCGAAGAACATTCCCCGCTCGGCGTCCCAGAAGCGCGCGCGCATGGTGCGAGCCCGGGCCCGCGCGGCCTTCGCGTACCGGGCCGCCCGCAGCGAGTCCTCCCCTTCCACCTGGCGGAGGATCGCCGCGAGATCCATCTCGTACTGGAACAACAGCGAGTTGAGGCACACCGGCTCGTGGTGGTGGATGGCCGTGCCGAAGCGGTGGCACATGTCCCAACCACTCTCGCGGATGGCGCGGTCGTGGCGGTGGAATTCGGCGTCGTCCGGCCGGGAGCCGTAGAACTTGGACAGATCCTCGGCGTCGGGCCCCTCGGCGTCGTCCTTGTAGCGGGAGAGCCCGCTCGGGGTGGCGCGAGGGCCCGTGCGGAAGACCTCCTCGAGCTCCTGCTCGGCGGCCCGGGCCACCCGCTTCAACAGGCGCCGGTCCGAGCGTACCGCCTGGAGCTCCAGCGCCAGCCGGGGCATGAGCGGCGGCTGGGTGCGCGACAGGTGGTAGCTGAGGTTCGAGTTGGGGATCTTCCCGTAGTGCTCGATCTCGTAGAGCTGGTTCTCGAGCATGTCCCGGGCGATCTCGTACTGGCCGGAGGCCAGGGCGCCGCGAGCGTTGAAGTAGCTGTCCCAGCCGAACATCTGCACGAAGCGCCCGCCCGGGACGATGTACGGACGCGGGAGGAAGAGCATCCCCGGCTGGCGCATGAGCGCGTTCCAGTCCGCTGCCTCGCGAGGCCTCTGCAGCGGCACCACCTCCAGGCCGCCGGAGCGCCGGGCGTCGGCGCGCAGCTTCTTGAGGGCCTTGCGATCTCTCGCGGGGACGTACACGCGCTGCCGGCCCTCGGGGTCCCTCACGGGCATCACCTGGAGCGCCTTCTTCAGGTCCTCGGCGCGATCCGAGCGGCGGACGAGCCCCTCCCAGCCGTGATCGATCAACTGTCGCAGCGCGGTGGTGCGCGACTCCAACATCCGCTCCACGGGGAGCCCGGGCACATCGCCCCGGCCCTCGAGGATCTCCCCGGCGAGCACGTCCGCGGCATGCGAGAGCCGCTCCGCTCCAGCCAGCTCGAGCCGCACGCCCGGGCCCAGCTCGAGGTCCACCGCGAAGCGCAATCCGTTCTCGCTCGCGCGTCCGGCATCGCGCGCCGTGAGGCGGCCGTCGCCGTCGAGATCCAGGGCCATCAGCAACGAGAAGGCGAGGCGCGCGGTCGACGAGCTCGCGGACAGCGAGCCCGGAGTCTCGGCTCGAGCGGTGGTGGGAACCGGTGACGCGGTGAAGGGCGTGCTGGAGTCCGCGCGAACGACGTTGCGCGAGGACCGGTTCTGGAGGGGGATGGAGGCGGGGGGAAAACGGGAGGACGGCGTCCGGGTGGGCACTTTCGACCTGTTCGCAGATGAGCGACGAGCAAGGTACACGAGTCGCAACGTCTGCTCATTCTCAATGAGAGACATGCTCGCTTTCCTTCCAGACCGGCTCCGATGATTTGAAATCAAAGCTTCGTCCCGGCCGAAGCTTTGATTTCAAAGTTTCGCGCGGAAACACTTCCTGAGAAACGAGTTGGAGCGCCGCGCGAGAGGACTAGCGTGGTCGCGCTCCACCAGACCCCCACCCTGGAGACCCATCGTGGAGATTCACGACCGCGCCGTACACCTCGAATGCTTCTCGCCTCCGTCGTTGCTCCGCCCACTCACCACCGCGGTGCTGCTGCTCACCGCCCTGACGGTGGCGCCCCCCGCGCGCGCCGACGAAGCCCCCACCCCGATGGAGGACAACCGCCGCATCACCCTGGGGTACATCGAGATCGCCTATGAGCTGGGCGGGCTGCTCGACCCCAACCTCCAGCCCGGCGGGAGCAGCAACGTCCGCCCCAACTGGTTCGTCTTCGCACCGCACGCCTCGCA contains:
- a CDS encoding trehalase family glycosidase; protein product: MSLIENEQTLRLVYLARRSSANRSKVPTRTPSSRFPPASIPLQNRSSRNVVRADSSTPFTASPVPTTARAETPGSLSASSSTARLAFSLLMALDLDGDGRLTARDAGRASENGLRFAVDLELGPGVRLELAGAERLSHAADVLAGEILEGRGDVPGLPVERMLESRTTALRQLIDHGWEGLVRRSDRAEDLKKALQVMPVRDPEGRQRVYVPARDRKALKKLRADARRSGGLEVVPLQRPREAADWNALMRQPGMLFLPRPYIVPGGRFVQMFGWDSYFNARGALASGQYEIARDMLENQLYEIEHYGKIPNSNLSYHLSRTQPPLMPRLALELQAVRSDRRLLKRVARAAEQELEEVFRTGPRATPSGLSRYKDDAEGPDAEDLSKFYGSRPDDAEFHRHDRAIRESGWDMCHRFGTAIHHHEPVCLNSLLFQYEMDLAAILRQVEGEDSLRAARYAKAARARARTMRARFWDAERGMFFDHDFVAGRRSRYESLATFYPLWTGWASREEAATVAASLPRFLHDGGLTSSTRASREAAGGEDLQWDWPFGWAPHQIIAAEGLRRYGFHAEADAVAYRWLSMVLDIAGSHNGLVKEKYDVVRRSAEVPVEYGNQGADRGSLLAPRTERTLGFAWTNASVLLLLDGLSPELREALDAGLPADRVLGPRGEGGSGRPRKKRVSRIAA